The DNA sequence AAGCTGCCTCACCGACCGCTGATGAAAGCCCTCCACCGCCTAGATCGGTTATATAGGAGGCAGCCCCTAGATCCCTAACCGTAAGTATAGCCCTCCTAAGCTTCTCCTCCTCTATTGGGTTAGGTATCTGGACGGCTGGCCTAGAGACAACCTCAGCTTCCTCCGTTAACTCGGCTGAGGCAAAGGTTACGCCGTGTATCCCATCCCTACCCGTTCTTCCGCCAGCCAATACTATTAGGTCGCCGGGCCATATGCTTTTAACATACCTACGCTTAGGAAGTAGCCCTATACAGCCACAGTAAACCACTACGTTTCCCACGTAGCCCTCGTCGAAGTATATGGCTCCATTAACGGTAGGTATACCCATATTGTTCCCGTAGTAACCTATACCGGCTACAACCCCCCTAAAGAGGTAGCGGGGATGCTTAACGCCCTTCGGAAGCTTTTCGTAATTGTAGTCTAAGGGGCCGAAGCAAAGTACGTCGGTATTAGCTATAGGCTCACCCCATACGCCTAGTATATCCCTAATAACCCCGCCAACGCCTGTAGCAGCTCCTCCGAAGGGCTCGATGGCCGACGGATGGTTATGTGTTTCAACCTTTACCGCTATGGCGTAGCCCTGATCGAACTCAACGATCCCAGCATTATCCTCGAAAACGCTTAAACACCAATCTGGCTTAAGCTCCTCCGTAACCTTAGCTATATAGCTCTTAAACATGTTAATAACGGTCCTACCCCGCCTGGTCTTAATTACGCCTTTAAACGTTCTATGGAAGCAGTGCTCCGACCACGTTTGACCTATCGTTTGCAACTCAACATCAGTTGGGTTCCTGCCCTTCCTAGCGAAGTACTCCTTCACGGCCAGCATATCCTGAATACTTAACCCTATACCTAGCTCCTCGCTAACCCGCATCAATTCCTTATTATCCGCTTTATCGAGGCGTATTTCGTAAACGTTAACGTCCGGCCTCTTAAGGTAAAGAGCCCGTTTATCCACCTACCTACCCCTTACCTTAATTTTCGTTAAGGCCTCAGGCTAAAAACGCTTTCCGCTGAGTAAGATAGGATCTTCAGCGTTAACATCCCTGTAGGCGACGGGTTTACGCTTAACGCGTTTAACCACTATATACCGGTTACCGCCCCTTTAAGGCGTAACCCCCGCGATCTAACTAAAACGTTGAAAACAGTTATCCTCCCCTTAGGCGGCCCCCTAGACGAATAGAAAAGCATCCTACCAGTGGTTTCGCTTATCGAGGTTGATGGTAACGTCATTAACATTAAGGCGTTAACGTACCTAGCGAGGCCGCTAAACGTAAGAAGCTGTACGGAGACGGCTAAAACGAAGCTTAAAAGCAGGAAGACCACTTCTAGGCTGAGTAAAGGTTTAAACCTATTGAGCATAAGCTCCCTTGAAACCCTTAAAACCGGGTCAGGATCGCCGCCCTTCAGGTATAGGGTTAATGAAGCCAGCCTGATTAAAGCCGCCATCGCTATTAGCAGCGACGCTACCCGATGGTAGGCCAGTATTGAAGCGTTAATAGCCTCAAAGTATTTTAACCCGTAGATGAAGCCTAGAAGGGAGAACCCGAGTAGTATTGTGGAGCAGTAAAACGATACTAACGTGTTGTAATGACTCCAGGAAGGCCTAGGTAGCGTCATGTAGCTCGCGGCCATGGCCGTCAGCGTTAAAAACCCAACAATCAACGTAGTAGCGTCGTAAAGCGAGTTTAAAACATAACCCGGCACCGTTGAAGCTAGGAGGAATAGGAGGAAGGCAGCCGCTAAGCCTACCTCCCTACTTAACCACGAAGACTTAAAGTTGAAGATAACCCTATACGCCTTTAACCTATTCCTCGAAGCGTGGAAGATCGAGGCTAAAACCCCAATCCCCATAAGTAGGGTTGATAGATGGAGTGCCACTAGCT is a window from the Candidatus Nezhaarchaeales archaeon genome containing:
- a CDS encoding DmsC/YnfH family molybdoenzyme membrane anchor subunit translates to MLKPEEADYEAPLVVFTLLGQASLGVYVGVLVSTYMLQIPLELVALHLSTLLMGIGVLASIFHASRNRLKAYRVIFNFKSSWLSREVGLAAAFLLFLLASTVPGYVLNSLYDATTLIVGFLTLTAMAASYMTLPRPSWSHYNTLVSFYCSTILLGFSLLGFIYGLKYFEAINASILAYHRVASLLIAMAALIRLASLTLYLKGGDPDPVLRVSRELMLNRFKPLLSLEVVFLLLSFVLAVSVQLLTFSGLARYVNALMLMTLPSTSISETTGRMLFYSSRGPPKGRITVFNVLVRSRGLRLKGAVTGI